Proteins from a genomic interval of Bacteroidota bacterium:
- a CDS encoding class I SAM-dependent methyltransferase, with protein MKNQNKYVMKQWYEELFEDYADQYDKESFTKGTIGEVDFIEQEINFNKTTRILDIGCGTGRHSIELARRGYNVTGIDLSGSQLSKAKRKAESLGLKIDFLLKDARDFSFTNPFDLAIMICEGAFPLMETDEMNFTILKNAYNALTEKGKLIFTTISGLFPLFHSVKDFITQNSHDGKTNGNTFDLMTFRDHSTYEITDDKGNKKILVCCERYYVPSEITWLLKSLAFSKIGIYGCKLGAFSRNDALTTENYEMLVLAEK; from the coding sequence GGAATCTTTTACAAAAGGGACAATCGGGGAAGTAGATTTTATTGAGCAGGAGATCAACTTTAATAAGACTACCAGGATACTGGATATCGGATGTGGTACAGGAAGACACTCTATTGAGCTGGCCAGACGCGGATATAATGTGACAGGAATAGATCTTTCAGGATCACAACTCTCAAAAGCAAAAAGAAAGGCTGAATCACTTGGACTTAAAATCGATTTTCTTCTGAAAGATGCCAGGGATTTCTCATTTACCAATCCGTTTGACTTGGCAATAATGATCTGTGAAGGAGCATTCCCATTGATGGAAACCGATGAGATGAATTTCACCATTCTAAAAAACGCCTATAATGCATTGACAGAAAAAGGTAAATTAATTTTTACGACTATCAGTGGTTTATTTCCTTTATTTCATTCCGTAAAGGATTTCATCACCCAGAATTCCCATGATGGTAAAACCAATGGAAACACGTTTGATTTAATGACCTTCAGGGACCACTCTACATATGAAATAACTGATGATAAAGGAAATAAAAAAATATTGGTCTGTTGCGAAAGATATTATGTCCCTTCAGAGATTACCTGGCTTTTAAAATCTCTTGCATTTTCAAAGATCGGCATATATGGCTGTAAACTTGGGGCTTTCAGCCGGAATGATGCTTTGACCACTGAGAATTATGAAATGCTGGTACTTGCTGAAAAATAA
- a CDS encoding ferritin family protein, with protein sequence MKEFTTVNDIFDFAINAEQEAVNFYSQLANTSKNEEMRSVFTQFAREEMGHKAKLTTIRTTGQYAIRHEAISDLKIADYLTDVEPSPDMTYQDALILAMKKEKNAFRLYLNLSEKAPSDYLRNLFMSLAQEEAKHKLRFELEYDEYVLREN encoded by the coding sequence ATGAAAGAATTCACCACCGTTAACGACATTTTTGATTTCGCCATAAATGCTGAACAAGAGGCTGTTAATTTTTATTCGCAGCTGGCCAACACCTCCAAGAATGAAGAAATGCGGAGTGTTTTTACCCAGTTTGCACGCGAAGAAATGGGCCATAAAGCAAAGTTGACGACTATCAGAACCACAGGCCAGTATGCGATCAGACATGAAGCCATTTCTGACCTGAAGATCGCTGACTACCTGACCGATGTTGAACCTTCACCAGATATGACTTACCAGGATGCATTGATTTTGGCAATGAAAAAGGAAAAGAATGCCTTTAGGCTTTACTTGAACCTCTCAGAAAAAGCTCCTTCCGACTATCTCAGAAATCTGTTCATGTCCCTGGCTCAGGAGGAAGCTAAACATAAGCTCCGCTTTGAACTGGAATATGATGAATATGTGCTGAGGGAAAATTGA
- the gdhA gene encoding NADP-specific glutamate dehydrogenase produces MDIERIMNDLEKKHPGEVEYHQAVREVLESIEEVYDENPQFESANILQRIIEPDRIVMFKVPWMDDNGKVQVNIGYRIQFNNAIGPYKGGLRFHPSVNLSILKFLGFEQIFKNSLTTLPMGGAKGGSDFNPKGKSNHEIMRFCQSFMLELWKVIGPETDVPAGDIGVGTREIGFLYGMYKKLTREHTGVLTGKGLNWGGSLVRPEATGFGAVYFAEEMLKTKGQDLNGKIVALSGFGNVAWGAALKVTHLGGKVVTISGPDGYIYDPDGISGHKIEYMLELRASNEDIVKPYSYEFTGAQFHQGKRPWEVKCDIALPCATQNELEKEDAEKLIVNGVMCVAEGANMPCTPEAIEAFQESKVLYAPGKAVNAGGVATSGLEMAQNSMKLNWPSTEVDTRLHHIMQSIHNTCVTYGRQADGYVNYVKGANVAGFMKVANAMLDQGVI; encoded by the coding sequence ATGGATATCGAAAGAATAATGAACGATCTGGAAAAAAAACATCCGGGTGAAGTTGAGTATCATCAAGCCGTTCGTGAAGTTTTAGAATCAATTGAAGAAGTATATGATGAAAATCCTCAGTTTGAATCAGCAAACATTCTTCAAAGGATAATTGAACCCGACAGAATTGTCATGTTCAAAGTGCCTTGGATGGATGATAATGGCAAGGTGCAGGTTAACATCGGTTACCGTATTCAGTTCAACAACGCCATTGGTCCCTATAAGGGTGGTCTTCGCTTTCACCCGAGTGTCAACCTCAGTATATTAAAATTTTTAGGCTTTGAGCAGATCTTTAAAAATAGTCTCACTACATTGCCTATGGGTGGTGCAAAGGGAGGTTCCGATTTTAATCCTAAAGGCAAATCCAATCATGAGATTATGAGGTTCTGCCAGTCTTTTATGCTTGAATTATGGAAAGTCATTGGCCCCGAAACTGACGTTCCGGCGGGTGATATTGGTGTCGGTACACGTGAGATTGGATTCCTGTATGGAATGTATAAGAAGCTCACCAGGGAACATACCGGTGTTTTGACTGGGAAAGGTCTTAACTGGGGTGGTAGTCTGGTAAGACCTGAAGCTACCGGATTCGGAGCGGTATATTTTGCAGAAGAAATGCTTAAAACAAAAGGACAGGATTTGAATGGTAAAATTGTCGCTTTATCCGGTTTTGGCAACGTGGCATGGGGCGCGGCCCTTAAAGTCACCCACCTGGGCGGTAAGGTCGTCACCATCTCCGGCCCCGATGGATATATTTATGATCCTGATGGTATCTCAGGTCATAAGATTGAGTATATGCTCGAACTGAGAGCTTCAAACGAGGATATCGTCAAACCATATTCTTATGAGTTCACGGGAGCTCAATTCCATCAGGGTAAACGGCCATGGGAGGTGAAATGTGACATAGCTTTGCCCTGTGCTACTCAGAATGAACTGGAAAAGGAAGATGCCGAAAAACTCATTGTAAACGGTGTTATGTGTGTAGCAGAAGGTGCAAATATGCCCTGTACTCCCGAAGCCATTGAGGCATTCCAGGAATCTAAAGTGCTTTATGCTCCCGGTAAAGCTGTTAATGCTGGCGGAGTGGCTACATCAGGCCTCGAAATGGCTCAGAACTCCATGAAACTCAATTGGCCTTCCACCGAAGTGGATACCCGCTTACATCATATTATGCAAAGCATACATAATACCTGCGTCACTTACGGCAGACAAGCTGATGGTTACGTCAATTATGTCAAGGGCGCTAATGTGGCTGGCTTCATGAAAGTGGCCAATGCCATGCTCGATCAGGGCGTAATTTGA